A single Streptomyces sp. Edi2 DNA region contains:
- a CDS encoding LLM class F420-dependent oxidoreductase produces MRLGINLGYWGAGMDSDNLAVAQEADRLGYAVCWAAEAYGSDAATVLSWVAAQTEQIDIGSAIFQIPARAPAMTAMTAATLDSLSGGRFRLGLGVSGPQVSEGWYGVKFDKPLARTREYVDIVRKAMTRERLSYEGEHWTLPLPGGPGKPLKLTVHPQREHIPLYIAAIGPKNLQQTGEIADGALLIFPSADHLEETAISHLRAGREKAGKTLEGFDVCPTLPLAVGADKDVSALADMFRPYTALYVGGMGSPKQNFYNQLAQRMGYGKEAAEIQSKYLSGDKEGAAAAIPEQLIDQTTLLGSVERIAERMQAYAAAGVTTLTLAPAGFTLEDRLASLRAGTEALERAGLA; encoded by the coding sequence ATGAGGCTTGGCATCAACCTCGGCTACTGGGGCGCCGGGATGGACTCCGACAATCTCGCGGTGGCGCAGGAGGCCGACCGCCTGGGCTATGCCGTCTGCTGGGCCGCGGAGGCCTATGGCTCCGACGCGGCCACCGTGCTCTCCTGGGTCGCGGCCCAGACCGAGCAGATCGACATCGGTTCGGCGATCTTCCAGATCCCGGCGCGTGCGCCCGCGATGACCGCGATGACGGCCGCCACCCTGGACTCCCTCTCCGGGGGCCGGTTCCGCCTGGGGCTCGGCGTCTCGGGGCCGCAGGTGTCCGAGGGCTGGTACGGCGTCAAGTTCGACAAGCCGCTGGCGCGCACCCGCGAGTACGTGGACATCGTCCGCAAGGCCATGACCCGCGAGCGGCTGTCCTACGAGGGCGAGCACTGGACCCTGCCGCTGCCCGGCGGCCCCGGCAAGCCGCTGAAGCTCACCGTCCACCCGCAGCGTGAGCACATCCCGCTCTACATCGCCGCGATCGGCCCGAAGAACCTGCAGCAGACAGGTGAGATCGCCGACGGCGCTCTGCTGATCTTCCCCTCGGCCGACCACCTGGAGGAGACCGCGATCTCGCACCTCCGGGCCGGCCGCGAGAAGGCGGGCAAGACGCTGGAGGGCTTCGACGTCTGTCCGACGCTGCCGCTGGCCGTCGGCGCGGACAAGGACGTCAGCGCGCTGGCCGACATGTTCCGTCCGTACACCGCCCTGTACGTCGGCGGTATGGGCAGCCCGAAGCAGAACTTCTACAACCAGCTCGCCCAGCGCATGGGGTACGGCAAGGAAGCCGCCGAGATCCAGAGCAAGTACCTGTCCGGCGACAAGGAGGGCGCCGCCGCCGCGATCCCGGAGCAGCTGATCGACCAGACCACGCTGCTCGGCTCCGTCGAGCGGATCGCCGAGCGGATGCAGGCCTACGCGGCGGCCGGAGTGACCACCCTGACGCTGGCCCCCGCGGGCTTCACCCTGGAGGACCGCCTCGCCTCGCTGCGGGCCGGCACCGAGGCGCTGGAGCGGGCCGGCCTGGCGTAG
- a CDS encoding helix-hairpin-helix domain-containing protein: protein MSTDRLAGETPPEQEAAPGTADAQTPDDATAPEAPAAPEGATAPEDDAAPAGDATVPGPDATASEDAAAPEPDTQTEVEAEAAAETAATGTDATAPESSPAPAADTAAPVSEPAPAAPGTGDRATDAEDRAPDSGAARETAAPSVPAAPAAPAAPSAPASAKATADALAAAVRAVESGERLAASFFNDAPRSAPRPAQPAAPAARPREDGPENGSRAPQQSAPHGPAPEAARPGTAPDAGGPASPPVTDTGAMSPAAAPAPAGPVPAPRPVVAAAPGIEGVRQVLTAGGAPQALAEPAAEVLGERAAEALSEDPWQLLGVPGVRPEQADGFARALLGPACGPGDERRAQALVGWLLEQAAVAGHSALEAAALRAALAQRSVPDPDEALQTAIADGAVLVFQDAIEEPGRARPTTGDDEDDEQPVRILLGLDRFAMAEESVADGLARLLNTFEAVAGPEQDTAADGGEPGGGTAAAEPADADRSPATESADAPAPGAGDTGAPADTDGTTTPRPVRPSAAAWEAAAAAAPSPSAAELIRAAAHSGLVAHTGAEAACAEPAALIAAARSLGLRTYGATHTENGRRRLAAHLAANAPEAAGAAMDPGAAAATVSGLLSGRQGPGRDADGALALDLLVVLDAPQLDLEAAALLVESLTDGTRLVLSGDPGGLWSAGPGRLFADLLAARFCPQVASRTPDFGPIGELVSGIGIGELSQVEAPGKEVVIVPARDAGEAVHRTVQLVADSVPRALGVPAEQTQVITVGHGGAAGTRALNAALKERLNPGPGRFGGFDPGDRVAYTPAPGRTVPGTVTGADASGLQLDCDGTATVVPREQVGAGAVRHGWALTAHQAAGMRWPAAVVVLPGDAAAGLTRAWVYTAFSRGERHLSVVQGVDQALPRAVAEVPVKERTTRLRTLLQHSVQSTEEPPAAG from the coding sequence GTGAGTACCGACCGCCTCGCCGGCGAAACCCCGCCCGAGCAGGAGGCCGCGCCCGGGACTGCGGATGCCCAGACACCCGACGACGCCACGGCGCCCGAGGCCCCCGCGGCACCGGAGGGCGCCACGGCACCGGAGGACGACGCAGCGCCGGCGGGCGACGCCACGGTGCCGGGCCCGGACGCGACGGCATCGGAGGACGCCGCAGCACCGGAGCCGGACACGCAAACGGAGGTGGAGGCGGAGGCTGCAGCGGAAACGGCTGCAACGGGCACCGACGCGACGGCGCCGGAAAGCTCCCCGGCACCGGCCGCGGACACGGCAGCTCCGGTGAGCGAGCCGGCTCCCGCGGCACCCGGCACCGGGGACCGGGCTACCGACGCCGAGGACCGGGCTCCCGACTCCGGGGCGGCGCGGGAGACCGCGGCGCCCTCGGTGCCCGCAGCGCCCGCAGCGCCCGCAGCGCCCTCGGCGCCCGCGTCGGCCAAGGCGACCGCGGACGCGCTGGCCGCGGCGGTACGCGCGGTGGAGAGCGGCGAGCGCCTGGCCGCCTCGTTCTTCAACGATGCACCCCGTTCCGCCCCCCGCCCCGCCCAGCCGGCCGCACCCGCCGCCCGGCCCCGCGAGGACGGCCCGGAGAACGGCAGCCGCGCCCCGCAGCAGAGCGCCCCCCACGGCCCCGCCCCGGAGGCCGCCCGGCCCGGCACCGCACCCGACGCCGGCGGCCCGGCCAGTCCCCCGGTCACGGACACCGGCGCCATGAGCCCGGCCGCCGCACCGGCTCCGGCCGGCCCGGTTCCCGCCCCCCGCCCCGTCGTGGCCGCGGCCCCCGGCATCGAGGGCGTACGGCAGGTCCTCACGGCGGGCGGCGCGCCCCAAGCGCTGGCGGAGCCCGCCGCGGAGGTGCTCGGGGAGCGGGCCGCCGAGGCACTGAGCGAGGACCCCTGGCAGTTGCTCGGTGTGCCCGGGGTGCGCCCCGAGCAGGCCGACGGCTTTGCCCGGGCGCTGCTCGGCCCGGCCTGCGGCCCCGGCGACGAGCGGCGCGCACAGGCATTGGTCGGCTGGCTGCTGGAACAGGCCGCCGTGGCGGGGCACTCCGCCCTGGAGGCCGCCGCGCTGCGCGCCGCCCTGGCCCAGCGCTCGGTGCCCGACCCCGACGAGGCCCTGCAGACCGCCATCGCGGACGGTGCCGTACTGGTCTTCCAGGACGCGATCGAAGAACCGGGCCGGGCACGTCCCACCACGGGCGACGACGAGGACGACGAGCAGCCGGTCCGGATCCTGCTCGGCCTGGACCGGTTCGCGATGGCCGAGGAGAGCGTCGCCGACGGCCTGGCACGGCTGCTGAACACCTTCGAAGCGGTGGCCGGGCCGGAGCAGGACACCGCGGCGGACGGCGGGGAGCCCGGCGGCGGCACGGCAGCCGCGGAGCCGGCCGACGCCGACCGGAGCCCGGCCACGGAGAGTGCCGATGCCCCGGCCCCCGGCGCCGGAGACACCGGAGCGCCCGCCGACACCGACGGCACCACCACCCCCCGGCCCGTACGCCCCTCCGCCGCCGCCTGGGAGGCCGCGGCGGCCGCCGCACCGTCGCCGTCGGCCGCGGAGCTCATCCGCGCGGCGGCACACAGCGGCCTGGTGGCGCACACCGGTGCCGAGGCGGCCTGCGCGGAGCCCGCCGCGCTGATCGCCGCGGCCCGCTCGCTGGGCCTGCGGACGTACGGTGCCACGCACACCGAGAACGGCCGCCGGCGCCTGGCCGCCCACCTCGCCGCAAACGCTCCGGAGGCCGCCGGCGCGGCCATGGACCCCGGTGCGGCCGCGGCGACCGTGTCCGGCCTGCTGTCCGGCCGGCAGGGTCCGGGCCGCGACGCCGACGGCGCCCTGGCGCTCGATCTGCTGGTCGTGCTGGACGCCCCGCAGCTGGATCTGGAGGCCGCCGCGCTGCTCGTCGAGTCGCTGACCGACGGCACCCGCCTGGTGCTCAGCGGCGACCCGGGGGGGCTGTGGTCCGCCGGTCCCGGCCGGCTGTTCGCCGATCTGCTGGCGGCCCGCTTCTGCCCTCAGGTCGCCTCCCGCACCCCGGACTTCGGCCCGATCGGCGAGCTGGTGTCGGGCATCGGCATCGGCGAGCTGAGCCAGGTCGAGGCGCCCGGCAAGGAAGTGGTGATCGTTCCCGCGCGGGATGCCGGAGAGGCGGTGCACCGCACCGTCCAACTGGTCGCCGACTCCGTGCCCCGGGCGCTCGGTGTTCCCGCGGAGCAGACCCAGGTCATCACCGTCGGCCACGGCGGCGCGGCCGGCACCCGCGCGCTGAACGCCGCCCTCAAGGAACGGCTCAATCCCGGCCCCGGCCGATTCGGCGGATTCGACCCCGGCGACCGCGTGGCTTACACCCCGGCACCCGGCCGCACGGTGCCCGGCACGGTCACCGGCGCGGACGCATCCGGGCTGCAGCTCGACTGCGACGGCACCGCGACGGTGGTACCGCGCGAGCAGGTCGGTGCGGGGGCCGTACGCCACGGCTGGGCGCTCACCGCGCACCAGGCGGCCGGGATGCGCTGGCCCGCCGCAGTGGTCGTGCTGCCCGGGGACGCCGCCGCCGGCCTGACCCGCGCCTGGGTCTACACCGCCTTCAGCCGCGGCGAACGGCATCTGTCGGTCGTCCAGGGCGTCGATCAGGCGCTGCCCCGCGCCGTCGCCGAGGTACCCGTCAAGGAACGCACGACCCGGCTGCGCACCCTGCTCCAGCACAGCGTCCAGAGCACCGAGGAGCCGCCCGCGGCCGGCTGA
- a CDS encoding DUF5703 family protein — MPEYEFCDVYVPRGVSRKAATRLLTDHAEYGHWELDRLRLNPDGSRKVRLRRRIIRQLRATW, encoded by the coding sequence ATGCCGGAATACGAATTCTGCGATGTGTACGTGCCACGGGGAGTGTCCCGCAAGGCCGCCACTCGCCTGCTGACCGACCATGCCGAGTACGGACACTGGGAGTTGGACCGACTGCGCCTGAACCCGGACGGGAGTCGCAAGGTGCGGCTGCGCCGCCGGATCATCCGCCAGCTCCGCGCCACATGGTGA
- the corA gene encoding magnesium/cobalt transporter CorA, translating into MPGVIVDCAIYRDGRRAECATDFSRALEEARAKGDAFLWLGMYEPTEREFDLVSSGFGLHPLAVEDALKAHQRPKLEVYDDSLFMVLKPVTYDDEAATVTSSEVMVFLGEAFVVTVRHGEASPLAAVRRRLEEHPEILRHGPGAVLYAVCDAVVDHYIEVASELQLDLEGLEAEVFAPVRRDTKNTAAEIYAFKREVLEFRRATGPLAAPMTLLQNPGVPYVHDHARPFFRDVDDHLTRANESVESLDRLLSDILAAHLAQMGVRQNDDMRKISAWAALAAVPTLIAGIYGMNFEHMPELKWRLGYPAILLVMIVIEISLYRLFKRRGWL; encoded by the coding sequence ATGCCAGGTGTGATCGTGGACTGCGCCATCTACCGGGACGGCCGCCGCGCCGAGTGTGCGACCGACTTCTCCCGCGCGCTGGAGGAGGCGCGGGCCAAGGGTGATGCCTTCCTGTGGCTAGGGATGTACGAGCCGACGGAGCGCGAGTTCGATCTCGTCAGCAGCGGATTCGGGCTGCATCCGCTGGCCGTCGAGGACGCGCTCAAGGCGCATCAGCGGCCCAAGCTGGAGGTCTACGACGACTCGCTGTTCATGGTGCTGAAGCCGGTCACCTACGACGACGAGGCCGCCACGGTGACCTCGTCGGAGGTGATGGTCTTCCTGGGCGAGGCGTTCGTGGTCACCGTCCGGCACGGCGAGGCCAGCCCGCTGGCGGCGGTGCGCCGACGGCTGGAGGAACACCCGGAGATCCTGCGGCACGGCCCCGGCGCGGTGCTCTACGCGGTCTGCGACGCCGTGGTCGACCACTACATCGAAGTGGCCTCCGAACTCCAGCTGGATCTGGAGGGGTTGGAGGCAGAGGTGTTCGCTCCGGTGCGCCGGGACACCAAGAACACCGCGGCCGAGATCTATGCGTTCAAGCGCGAGGTGCTGGAATTCCGGCGGGCGACCGGCCCGCTGGCCGCACCGATGACCCTTCTGCAGAACCCCGGCGTGCCCTACGTGCACGACCACGCCCGGCCGTTCTTCCGCGACGTCGACGACCACCTCACCCGCGCCAACGAGTCGGTGGAGAGCCTCGACCGGCTGCTCTCGGACATCCTCGCCGCCCATCTGGCGCAGATGGGCGTACGGCAGAACGACGACATGCGCAAGATCTCGGCCTGGGCGGCGCTGGCGGCCGTACCGACCCTGATCGCCGGCATCTACGGCATGAACTTCGAGCACATGCCGGAGCTGAAGTGGCGTCTGGGCTATCCGGCGATCCTGCTGGTGATGATCGTCATCGAGATCTCGCTCTACCGGCTGTTCAAACGCCGCGGCTGGCTGTGA
- a CDS encoding chaplin family protein: MRQVARKGLVTMAAASGVLAMAAGYAQADAGAAGGAANSPGVGSGNSVQVPVHVPVNACGNTVNVVGLLNPAFGNHCANVGGGRHVGGHQGGHQGGANAAGGASNSPGVASGNSVQAPVDVPVNACGNNVSAAGLLNPAFGNHCANGSTPAPGRPHHPGKPHQPGTPHHPGKPHQPGKPHHPGKPHQPGKPSQQSPHTPGTKPQTGGHSQIVTPPKPVGHLAQTGAGGVGYAIPASAGLLLGGALIYRKARAARR; the protein is encoded by the coding sequence ATGAGACAGGTCGCACGAAAGGGCCTGGTCACCATGGCGGCCGCCAGTGGCGTACTCGCCATGGCCGCCGGCTATGCACAGGCCGACGCGGGAGCCGCCGGAGGCGCGGCGAACTCGCCCGGTGTGGGGTCCGGCAACAGCGTCCAGGTACCGGTTCACGTTCCGGTGAACGCCTGCGGCAACACCGTCAATGTGGTCGGGCTGCTGAACCCCGCGTTCGGCAACCACTGCGCCAACGTCGGCGGCGGCCGTCACGTCGGCGGACACCAGGGCGGACACCAGGGCGGTGCGAACGCCGCCGGCGGGGCGTCGAACTCGCCGGGTGTCGCGTCGGGCAACAGTGTCCAGGCTCCGGTCGACGTGCCGGTGAATGCCTGTGGCAACAATGTCTCGGCGGCCGGGCTGCTGAACCCGGCCTTCGGCAACCACTGCGCCAATGGGTCGACACCGGCCCCGGGCAGGCCGCACCACCCGGGCAAGCCGCACCAGCCCGGCACGCCGCATCACCCGGGCAAGCCGCACCAGCCCGGTAAGCCGCACCACCCGGGCAAGCCCCATCAGCCGGGCAAGCCCAGCCAGCAGTCGCCGCACACGCCGGGGACGAAGCCGCAGACCGGGGGGCACAGCCAGATCGTGACGCCTCCCAAGCCTGTCGGTCACCTCGCGCAGACGGGTGCCGGAGGGGTCGGCTACGCGATTCCGGCCAGCGCCGGGCTGCTGCTCGGGGGCGCCTTGATCTACCGCAAGGCGCGCGCCGCCCGTCGGTGA
- a CDS encoding M20/M25/M40 family metallo-hydrolase, translating into MSESQSGRAVTGEDEVVDLCRDLIRMDTSNYGDHSGPGERAAAEYVAEKLAEVGLEPQIFESHKGRASTVARIEGEDRSRPGLLIHGHTDVVPANADDWTHHPFSGEIADGCVWGRGAVDMKDMDAMTLAVVRDRLRSGRKPPRDIVLAFLADEEAGGTYGARWLVDHHPHLFEGVTEAISEVGGFSFTVNEQVRLYLIETAQKGMHWMKLTVDGNAGHGSMIHKDNAITELSEAVGRLGRHEFPVRVTKTLRSFLDQLGDALGTELDPEDMDATLAKLGGIAKLIGASLKNTANPTQLGAGYKVNVIPGQATAHVDGRFLPGHEEEFLADLDRILGPRVKREDVHADKALETTFDGALVEAMQSALQAEDPIARAVPYMLSAGTDAKSFDDLGIRGFGFAPLKLPPELDFAGMFHGVDERVPVDGLKFGVRVLDRFIDQS; encoded by the coding sequence ATGAGCGAGTCGCAGTCGGGCCGTGCGGTCACCGGTGAGGACGAGGTCGTCGACCTGTGCCGGGATCTGATCAGGATGGACACCAGCAACTACGGCGACCACTCCGGCCCGGGGGAGCGGGCCGCCGCCGAGTACGTCGCGGAGAAGCTTGCCGAGGTCGGCCTGGAGCCGCAGATCTTCGAGTCCCACAAGGGCCGCGCCTCGACCGTCGCCCGGATCGAGGGCGAGGACCGCTCGCGGCCCGGGCTGCTCATCCACGGGCACACCGACGTGGTCCCGGCCAACGCCGACGACTGGACCCACCACCCGTTCTCCGGGGAGATCGCCGACGGCTGCGTCTGGGGCCGGGGCGCGGTCGACATGAAGGACATGGACGCGATGACGCTGGCCGTCGTCCGTGACCGGCTGCGCAGCGGGCGCAAGCCGCCGCGGGACATCGTGCTGGCGTTCCTCGCGGACGAGGAGGCCGGCGGCACCTACGGCGCGCGCTGGCTCGTCGACCACCACCCGCATCTCTTCGAGGGCGTCACGGAGGCGATCAGCGAGGTCGGCGGCTTCTCGTTCACCGTCAACGAGCAGGTGCGGCTCTACCTCATCGAGACGGCCCAGAAGGGCATGCACTGGATGAAGCTGACGGTGGACGGCAACGCCGGTCACGGTTCGATGATCCACAAGGACAACGCGATCACCGAACTGTCCGAGGCGGTCGGCAGGTTGGGCCGGCACGAGTTCCCGGTGCGGGTGACCAAGACGCTGCGCTCCTTCCTCGACCAGCTCGGGGACGCCCTGGGCACCGAGCTCGACCCCGAGGACATGGACGCCACCCTGGCCAAGCTCGGCGGGATCGCCAAGCTGATCGGCGCCTCGCTCAAGAACACCGCCAACCCGACGCAGTTGGGCGCCGGCTACAAGGTCAACGTCATCCCGGGGCAGGCCACCGCTCATGTCGACGGCCGTTTCCTGCCGGGCCACGAGGAGGAGTTCCTGGCCGACCTGGACCGGATCCTGGGCCCGCGGGTGAAGCGGGAGGACGTCCACGCCGACAAGGCGCTGGAGACCACCTTCGACGGTGCGCTGGTCGAGGCGATGCAGTCGGCGCTGCAGGCCGAGGACCCGATCGCGCGCGCCGTGCCGTACATGCTCTCCGCCGGTACGGACGCCAAGTCCTTCGACGATCTCGGGATCCGCGGATTCGGCTTCGCCCCGCTGAAGCTGCCGCCCGAGCTGGACTTCGCAGGGATGTTCCACGGTGTGGACGAGCGAGTGCCGGTGGACGGACTGAAGTTCGGGGTGCGGGTGCTCGACCGGTTCATCGACCAGAGCTGA
- a CDS encoding aldo/keto reductase — protein sequence MEQRHLGRTGLRVSRLGLGTLNWARDTDEQEAADQLKAFWEAGGTLVDTADIYADGGAEYLLGRLTEGLVPREDLVIATKAGNVLAADRRVDGSRRHLLAALDASLERLGTEYVDLWQLHAFDPHTPLEETLQALDLAVTSGRARYVGLSNFSGWQLAKAATWQLAAPGVRNRLASTQMEYSLLQRGVEREVLPAALDLGMGLLPSSPLGRGVLTGKYRHATPADSRGASEHLAPFVAPYLDETAGRVVEAVTTAADGLAVTPLQVALSWVRDRPGVTAPILGARTEQQLRAALSVETLSLPDEIRRALDDVSAPVHHYPDHDWSTL from the coding sequence ATGGAGCAAAGGCACCTCGGCCGTACGGGCCTTCGCGTGTCCCGCCTCGGGCTCGGCACCCTGAACTGGGCCCGCGACACGGACGAGCAGGAAGCCGCCGACCAGCTCAAGGCGTTCTGGGAGGCCGGCGGCACTCTCGTGGACACCGCCGACATCTACGCCGACGGCGGCGCCGAGTACCTCCTGGGCCGGCTGACGGAAGGACTCGTTCCGCGCGAGGACCTGGTCATCGCGACCAAGGCCGGCAACGTCCTGGCGGCGGACCGCCGCGTCGACGGCTCCCGGCGCCATCTCCTCGCCGCCCTCGACGCCTCCCTGGAGCGGCTGGGCACCGAGTACGTCGACCTGTGGCAGCTCCACGCCTTCGATCCGCACACGCCGCTGGAGGAGACCCTGCAGGCCCTCGATCTCGCCGTCACCAGCGGCCGGGCGCGCTATGTGGGGCTGTCGAACTTCTCCGGCTGGCAGCTCGCCAAGGCGGCCACCTGGCAGCTGGCCGCGCCCGGTGTACGCAACCGGCTGGCGAGCACACAAATGGAGTACTCCCTGCTGCAGCGGGGCGTCGAGCGGGAGGTGCTGCCGGCGGCGCTGGACCTCGGCATGGGCCTGCTGCCGTCGTCGCCGCTCGGGCGGGGCGTGCTGACCGGCAAGTACCGCCATGCGACGCCGGCCGACTCGCGAGGCGCCTCGGAGCATCTGGCCCCGTTCGTCGCGCCGTATCTCGACGAGACGGCGGGCCGGGTCGTCGAAGCGGTCACCACCGCCGCCGACGGACTGGCCGTCACCCCGCTCCAGGTCGCGCTCTCCTGGGTCCGCGACCGCCCCGGAGTGACCGCGCCGATCCTGGGCGCCCGGACGGAGCAGCAGCTCAGAGCCGCATTGTCAGTGGAGACCCTTAGTCTTCCTGACGAGATCCGCCGGGCGCTGGACGATGTTTCGGCTCCGGTGCACCACTACCCCGATCACGACTGGAGCACGCTGTGA
- a CDS encoding chaplin, whose translation MIKKVVAAAAVAGGVVLAGAGLAVADSGAQGAALNSPGVVSGNTIQVPVHVPVNACGNTVSVIGLLNPAFGAGCVNK comes from the coding sequence ATGATCAAGAAGGTCGTCGCCGCTGCTGCAGTGGCCGGTGGTGTCGTGCTCGCCGGTGCGGGCCTGGCTGTTGCCGACTCGGGTGCCCAGGGTGCTGCCCTGAACTCTCCTGGTGTGGTGTCCGGCAACACCATCCAGGTGCCGGTACACGTTCCGGTGAACGCCTGTGGCAACACGGTCTCCGTGATCGGGCTGCTGAACCCCGCGTTCGGCGCGGGCTGCGTCAACAAGTGA
- a CDS encoding ferritin-like domain-containing protein, with the protein MISARSLFQEIVDNDDSYRLFCSIAASGEAQGGWENGRIAALVPAALRELAPKVTRHGADEDKHGRIFHALLRKRGLTPAAVPVETDYTALLERQGIGLAHDKLRRDEPLTELDIITYLAHSRVTEQRAADQMVMLTKYFGDHPEVGKAIRVISHDEDNHLAYCHEELLRLARLGHGRTIQRILHDCAHAEIVIYRDVSLAVMDHMGRILRWPKAKNGGIITGIRAMYGYERLGGWRRMVSLRMPERRDALGGPATSAPELV; encoded by the coding sequence ATGATCTCGGCCCGAAGCCTGTTCCAGGAGATCGTCGACAACGACGACTCCTACCGCCTGTTCTGCTCCATCGCGGCCAGCGGAGAGGCCCAGGGCGGCTGGGAGAACGGCCGGATCGCCGCCCTCGTGCCCGCCGCGCTGCGCGAGCTGGCGCCCAAGGTCACCCGGCACGGCGCGGACGAGGACAAGCACGGCCGGATCTTCCACGCCCTGCTGCGCAAACGCGGCCTGACGCCCGCCGCGGTCCCCGTGGAGACCGACTACACCGCGCTGCTGGAGCGGCAGGGCATCGGCCTGGCACACGACAAGCTGCGCCGCGACGAACCGCTCACCGAGCTCGACATCATCACCTACCTCGCCCACAGCCGGGTCACCGAACAGCGTGCCGCCGACCAGATGGTGATGCTCACCAAGTACTTCGGCGACCACCCCGAGGTGGGCAAGGCGATCCGGGTGATCTCCCACGACGAGGACAACCACCTGGCGTACTGCCACGAGGAACTGCTGCGGCTGGCCCGCCTCGGCCACGGCCGGACCATCCAGCGGATCCTGCACGACTGCGCCCACGCCGAGATCGTCATCTACCGGGACGTCAGCCTGGCCGTGATGGACCACATGGGCCGCATCCTGCGGTGGCCGAAGGCGAAGAACGGCGGGATCATCACCGGGATCCGGGCGATGTACGGCTATGAGCGGCTGGGCGGCTGGCGGCGGATGGTCAGCCTCCGGATGCCCGAGCGCCGGGACGCGCTGGGCGGCCCGGCCACCTCGGCGCCGGAGCTCGTCTGA